A portion of the Paenibacillus hamazuiensis genome contains these proteins:
- a CDS encoding sensor histidine kinase, producing the protein MIRSLYLRVALTFLLAVILGLTVAFFTTNYMFGDRFETMMQNNLDKAAQDISSTLVSMTMKEADSYLRSRRWLEGYYITLYDMSGNKTGYGSRPNQGEINNEAVRQVLGGQIVRDFSRGPIKQFVGYPLSLKEGSYAIFVQLNKPKLPDSFTQILLSVLTVTLIIGSLFVLVAARYLVLPLRLMTLAARRISGGNFDVKLRWLKRKDEIGELARSFSHMAGELKQLEQMRQDFVSGVSHEIQSPLTSIAGFSKLIRYHDLQGEERDQYLQIIQTEAERMSRMSENLLKLASLDSEHHPFHAEPYRLDEQIRKIILAQEPEWSGKELELFLTLPPAIIKADEDQMSQVWINLLHNAIKFTPPGGAIHISLELLLDSVQIGISDTGIGIAEDELPRIFDRFYKSDQSRQRGAGGNGLGLAIVRKIVDLHGGTITVKSDLGQGTVFRVTLPSGL; encoded by the coding sequence ATGATCCGGTCCCTTTATTTACGGGTGGCGCTTACTTTTTTGCTGGCCGTTATACTCGGGTTAACCGTCGCTTTTTTTACAACGAATTACATGTTCGGAGACCGGTTCGAGACGATGATGCAAAACAACCTCGATAAGGCGGCTCAGGATATATCATCCACTTTGGTGTCCATGACCATGAAGGAAGCTGATTCCTATCTGCGCAGTCGGCGCTGGCTCGAAGGGTATTATATTACTCTTTATGACATGTCGGGCAACAAAACGGGCTATGGATCGCGGCCGAACCAGGGCGAAATTAACAACGAAGCGGTACGCCAGGTACTCGGCGGACAAATCGTACGTGATTTTTCCCGAGGACCGATTAAGCAATTCGTAGGTTATCCGCTGTCTCTGAAGGAGGGCAGTTATGCCATTTTTGTACAGCTGAACAAACCGAAGCTGCCGGACAGCTTTACGCAGATACTACTGTCTGTCCTCACGGTTACGCTTATCATCGGCAGTCTGTTCGTGCTTGTTGCGGCACGTTACCTCGTTTTGCCGCTCAGGCTGATGACGTTGGCTGCCAGGCGCATCTCGGGCGGCAATTTTGACGTGAAGCTCCGATGGCTTAAGCGGAAGGACGAAATCGGCGAGCTGGCGCGCAGCTTCAGCCATATGGCCGGAGAACTGAAGCAGCTGGAGCAGATGAGGCAGGATTTTGTCTCCGGCGTATCGCACGAGATTCAGTCGCCGCTGACATCCATTGCAGGTTTTTCCAAGCTAATCCGCTATCACGATTTGCAGGGGGAGGAACGCGATCAATATTTGCAGATCATCCAGACGGAAGCGGAGCGGATGTCCAGAATGAGCGAAAATTTACTGAAGCTCGCTTCCCTCGATTCGGAGCATCATCCGTTTCATGCGGAGCCCTACCGGCTGGACGAGCAGATCCGGAAAATCATTCTTGCCCAAGAGCCGGAGTGGTCAGGCAAGGAGTTGGAGCTGTTTCTGACGCTGCCGCCGGCCATCATCAAGGCGGATGAAGATCAAATGAGCCAGGTTTGGATCAATTTGCTGCATAACGCGATCAAATTTACTCCACCGGGCGGGGCGATTCATATTTCGCTGGAGCTGCTGCTCGATTCGGTGCAGATCGGCATCAGCGATACGGGCATCGGCATTGCCGAAGACGAGCTTCCGCGTATTTTTGACCGGTTTTACAAATCGGACCAGTCCCGCCAGCGCGGCGCCGGAGGAAACGGGCTTGGGCTTGCCATCGTGCGGAAAATCGTCGATCTGCATGGCGGCACGATTACCGTAAAAAGCGATCTCGGGCAAGGCACCGTATTTCGAGTGACCTTGCCGAGCGGACTTTAG
- a CDS encoding response regulator transcription factor, translating to MNKILVVDDDPFIRQLIRLTLRNEDMRILDSENGREALETLERTNVDMVILDIMMPYMDGWELCKELRLRYPELPLLMVTAKGESAHKIKGFQLGTDDYVVKPFDPMELAMRVKALLKRYKIHFSQTVQAGRLELNRKSYEVAENGNSHKLPPKEFELLYKLAGYPNQVFTRHQLLEQIWGMDYQGDERTVDVHIKRIRERFPAQTAGFEIATVRGLGYKLEPKP from the coding sequence ATGAATAAAATATTGGTTGTCGACGACGATCCGTTTATCCGGCAGCTCATCAGACTTACATTGAGAAACGAGGATATGCGCATTTTGGATAGCGAGAACGGGAGGGAAGCGCTGGAAACGTTGGAACGAACGAACGTGGACATGGTCATTCTCGATATCATGATGCCTTATATGGACGGTTGGGAGCTGTGCAAGGAGCTGCGTCTCCGTTATCCGGAGCTGCCGCTGCTGATGGTCACGGCCAAGGGCGAATCGGCGCATAAAATCAAAGGTTTTCAGCTCGGAACCGACGATTATGTGGTGAAGCCGTTCGACCCCATGGAGCTGGCGATGCGCGTTAAAGCTCTGCTTAAAAGGTACAAAATCCATTTTTCGCAAACGGTTCAGGCCGGCAGGCTGGAATTGAACCGGAAAAGCTATGAAGTTGCGGAGAACGGCAATTCCCATAAGCTCCCACCTAAAGAGTTCGAGCTTCTGTACAAGCTGGCCGGTTATCCGAACCAGGTGTTCACCCGGCATCAGCTCCTGGAGCAGATCTGGGGCATGGACTATCAGGGGGACGAACGGACGGTGGACGTACATATCAAAAGAATCCGCGAGCGGTTCCCGGCTCAGACGGCGGGATTTGAGATCGCCACTGTCCGGGGGCTCGGATATAAGCTGGAGCCGAAGCCATGA
- a CDS encoding WD40/YVTN/BNR-like repeat-containing protein — protein MNDVFQTSDGGKTWVEVGNPNEVYSEHLTGVGYSNKDVGFFGFRYYRDAGPEIYSTKNRGKSWEKLAVTLPEKFNEDYNKTPLSPVFNGKEGLYPILLTKREDGQAVGTICLSSIDGGLTWVYDEKYDKLQNK, from the coding sequence TTGAATGATGTATTCCAGACCTCCGATGGCGGGAAGACATGGGTGGAGGTAGGCAACCCAAATGAGGTTTATTCGGAACATCTGACGGGCGTAGGTTATTCCAACAAGGATGTCGGCTTTTTTGGCTTCCGCTACTATCGGGATGCCGGGCCTGAAATCTACTCAACCAAAAATCGGGGCAAATCATGGGAAAAACTCGCCGTCACGCTTCCGGAAAAGTTCAACGAGGATTATAATAAGACACCTCTTTCCCCTGTTTTCAACGGAAAAGAAGGACTTTATCCCATTCTGCTGACGAAGCGCGAAGACGGCCAAGCCGTAGGAACCATCTGTCTTTCCAGCATAGACGGAGGATTGACGTGGGTATATGACGAGAAGTATGATAAGCTGCAAAATAAGTAA
- a CDS encoding efflux RND transporter periplasmic adaptor subunit: MKRVDIQKKRSRYSMLHTMVLLGVVAAVAAGCSPPGGGPAGPAEAQLATRPVKTEPVARQSIGAPVEQVADVVSGTTVDIVPKVGGTVVELVKKRGDYVHKDEVLLRLDSVDAESVRRKNELSVRSAEESLKKAKDDQANNRKDLADSVTKAEMAFKNAEQDYNKLRNDYEDGKATNHQLDQAKQQVDTARMSLESAKNKLAANDNSNTIASYETQLETARLALEDSIRTLENYSVKAPASGLLTDFTPVVGQTISSGKIGQIQQVDPIKITTELSETNYQLVKNKQELVYYNPDTPETKGTAKISYLAPVMSAQTKTFTLELEIANPNLEIQPGKRYMVQLTTETEQKVPVVPALSIIREESDSYVFILKDGTYQKRKVKLGRINGQYQEIAGGVNEGEQLVVSGQHQLKDGQKADEPAKSGTGGSAADTKPVK, encoded by the coding sequence ATGAAAAGGGTGGATATACAAAAAAAACGGAGCCGGTATTCGATGCTCCATACCATGGTTTTGCTGGGAGTGGTGGCCGCCGTCGCGGCGGGCTGCTCTCCTCCCGGCGGAGGTCCGGCCGGACCGGCGGAGGCGCAGCTTGCGACGAGACCGGTCAAGACGGAGCCGGTTGCGAGGCAAAGCATCGGCGCTCCTGTCGAGCAAGTCGCCGATGTCGTCTCGGGAACGACGGTCGATATCGTGCCGAAGGTCGGCGGAACGGTGGTCGAGCTTGTGAAGAAGCGCGGAGACTACGTGCATAAAGATGAAGTGCTGCTGCGTTTGGACAGCGTCGATGCGGAATCGGTTCGGCGGAAAAACGAGCTGTCCGTCAGAAGCGCCGAGGAATCGCTCAAAAAAGCGAAGGACGATCAGGCGAACAACCGCAAGGATTTGGCCGATTCGGTAACGAAGGCGGAGATGGCTTTCAAAAACGCCGAGCAGGATTACAACAAGCTCCGCAACGATTACGAGGACGGAAAAGCGACGAACCACCAGCTCGATCAAGCCAAGCAGCAGGTTGATACGGCGCGGATGAGTCTCGAATCGGCCAAAAACAAATTGGCCGCGAACGATAATTCGAATACGATCGCTTCCTACGAAACACAGCTGGAAACGGCGCGTCTGGCGCTCGAGGATTCGATCCGCACTCTTGAAAACTACAGTGTCAAAGCCCCGGCCAGCGGCCTATTGACCGATTTTACTCCGGTAGTGGGCCAGACGATCTCCTCCGGCAAGATCGGTCAAATCCAGCAGGTCGATCCGATCAAGATTACGACAGAGCTGTCCGAAACAAACTATCAGCTCGTAAAGAACAAGCAGGAGCTCGTATATTACAATCCGGATACTCCGGAGACGAAGGGGACGGCGAAAATCAGCTATTTGGCCCCGGTCATGAGCGCGCAAACCAAAACGTTTACCTTGGAGCTCGAAATAGCGAACCCGAACCTGGAAATTCAGCCGGGCAAAAGATACATGGTGCAGCTGACGACCGAAACGGAGCAGAAAGTGCCCGTGGTGCCTGCTTTGAGCATCATCCGCGAGGAATCGGACTCGTATGTCTTTATTTTGAAAGACGGAACTTATCAGAAGCGAAAAGTGAAGCTCGGGCGCATTAACGGACAGTATCAGGAGATTGCCGGCGGCGTCAATGAGGGCGAGCAGCTCGTCGTCTCCGGTCAGCATCAACTGAAGGACGGGCAGAAGGCGGACGAGCCGGCCAAGAGCGGGACCGGCGGCTCTGCGGCGGATACGAAACCGGTGAAATAA
- a CDS encoding efflux RND transporter permease subunit — protein MTRMTLFSMKNVSALFIIMLLLFGSGLYAASQLKIENMPDVSFPVVLVSTTYTGSPKDVLEQVTDPIEKKLANIEDLDTMSSTSSNNFSSVILMFKQDVDTDKKKQDIESLLQEVDLPDSAGTPKASTFGAASAPSIYLVVSAKEGISQTELDKHFDDTIKPAFESLKGIDHLDIVGARETSLDIELDADALKVYGLTPTQVTGAIRAAVTKSPVGSVEISGNEKNARVTGDIQSVMDLEQIEITAGTGDIITLSQVAKVKAINESDFSSRFNGQHAIAVVLYKSSSANAVDFSNEVEKLKEEWKTSLPNVELKTTYDSADEIRESINGLLREGVVGALLAAFTILVFLRNVRMTLIVLVSIPLSILITLLLMWEFGLTLNTMTLGGIFIAVGRVVDDSIVVIENIYASLEKAQERNESVILLATKQVAMAITSSTLATVGVFAPIGMVTGVVGGFFKPFALTLAFALLSSLLVALTVIPMLAKLMVLKGKPSKHQTHHEAPQGKFMTVYENILHWSLKHRFKSLLLAGVLFVGTIAVTVPQLSVAFLPSGKASKSMYFVVKLPNETAFETTKAKTEELEQLLRDAKDSRGNTLFTYVEGLAGFNGDDDQQTAFAAQIYVEVNDQVDPDKVKEQVKQFIESEVPQGSDVQAKSIGGGTGVSSTDFSYRLKGDDQARLEQAAAMVKAKLMEFPELSEIEDSLSDKKTEVEITVDQKKARAYGLTASSVRDAAMTWIQKTNLGDLDIDGDTYTTTVSMDKSDKNSIEKLGNIPLTSSSGKTVYLKEVAKVELKPAATSLGRESRQQLVSVTAKINSDNKTAVSGKVSAALRSLELPDGISREVKGVSADVNESFSQLGMAMVVAIFMIYLIMVLAFGNAGAPFAILFSLPLAAIGGLIGLVITGEALNITSMIGFMMLIGIVVTNAIVLIDRAQQLREEGYTVRQALLDAGKVRLRPIIMTAGATIVALFPLALGLSGEGALIGKGLGVVVIGGLATSTVLTLVVVPIVYELIEEFKVRVGRLFHRDKKLIEPAGSIEI, from the coding sequence ATGACTCGAATGACCCTATTTTCCATGAAAAATGTGTCCGCCCTGTTCATCATTATGCTGCTGTTGTTCGGCAGCGGTTTGTATGCCGCGTCGCAGCTGAAGATCGAGAACATGCCGGACGTATCTTTTCCCGTAGTGCTCGTGTCGACGACCTATACGGGATCGCCGAAGGATGTTTTGGAGCAGGTGACGGATCCGATCGAGAAGAAGCTGGCCAATATCGAGGATCTGGACACGATGAGCTCGACATCGAGCAACAATTTTTCAAGCGTTATACTGATGTTCAAGCAAGACGTCGACACCGACAAAAAGAAGCAGGATATCGAAAGCCTGCTGCAGGAGGTGGATCTTCCCGACTCGGCGGGCACTCCCAAGGCATCGACCTTCGGGGCTGCCAGCGCGCCGTCGATTTATTTGGTTGTATCCGCCAAAGAAGGCATAAGCCAAACGGAGCTTGACAAGCATTTCGACGATACGATCAAGCCGGCCTTCGAATCTCTTAAAGGCATCGACCATTTGGATATCGTCGGGGCGCGCGAAACGAGCCTGGATATCGAACTCGATGCCGATGCCTTGAAGGTGTACGGTTTAACTCCGACGCAGGTAACCGGCGCGATCAGGGCTGCAGTGACCAAGAGCCCGGTCGGCAGCGTAGAAATCAGCGGCAACGAGAAAAATGCCCGGGTTACGGGAGATATCCAAAGCGTGATGGATCTCGAGCAGATCGAAATTACGGCGGGCACGGGCGATATCATCACACTTTCGCAAGTAGCCAAAGTGAAGGCGATCAACGAATCGGATTTCTCCAGCCGGTTTAACGGGCAGCATGCGATCGCCGTTGTCTTGTATAAATCGAGCAGCGCGAATGCGGTTGATTTTTCGAACGAAGTTGAAAAGCTGAAGGAAGAGTGGAAAACCTCGTTGCCTAACGTCGAATTAAAAACGACTTACGACAGTGCCGACGAAATCAGGGAATCCATCAACGGTTTGCTGAGGGAGGGGGTTGTCGGCGCGCTGCTTGCTGCGTTCACGATCCTTGTCTTTTTGCGGAATGTGCGAATGACCTTGATTGTGCTTGTTTCCATCCCCTTATCGATCCTGATCACGCTACTATTGATGTGGGAGTTCGGTTTGACGCTGAACACGATGACGCTGGGGGGCATTTTTATCGCCGTCGGACGCGTGGTGGACGACTCGATTGTCGTTATTGAAAATATTTACGCTTCCTTGGAAAAAGCGCAGGAAAGAAACGAATCTGTGATTCTATTGGCGACGAAGCAGGTGGCTATGGCGATCACGTCGTCGACTCTCGCGACTGTGGGCGTGTTCGCCCCGATCGGCATGGTAACCGGCGTGGTCGGCGGGTTTTTCAAACCGTTTGCGCTCACGCTTGCGTTTGCGCTTCTGTCTTCGCTGCTCGTTGCTTTGACCGTCATTCCGATGCTGGCGAAGCTGATGGTGCTCAAAGGAAAGCCGTCCAAGCATCAAACGCATCATGAAGCCCCGCAGGGCAAATTCATGACCGTTTACGAAAACATCCTGCACTGGTCGCTGAAGCATCGGTTCAAGTCGCTGCTGCTGGCCGGGGTGCTGTTCGTAGGCACCATTGCCGTCACGGTACCGCAATTGTCGGTTGCGTTTCTGCCGAGCGGCAAGGCTTCGAAATCGATGTATTTCGTGGTCAAGCTGCCGAACGAAACGGCGTTTGAGACGACAAAAGCGAAAACCGAGGAGCTGGAACAGCTGCTGAGGGATGCCAAAGACAGCCGGGGCAACACGCTTTTTACCTATGTGGAGGGGCTTGCCGGATTTAACGGAGACGATGATCAGCAAACGGCTTTCGCGGCGCAAATTTATGTGGAAGTAAACGATCAGGTTGACCCGGATAAAGTCAAGGAACAGGTGAAGCAGTTCATCGAGTCCGAGGTGCCGCAGGGCTCCGATGTGCAGGCCAAATCGATCGGCGGCGGAACGGGCGTGTCCAGCACAGACTTTTCCTACCGTCTGAAAGGCGACGACCAGGCCCGGTTGGAGCAGGCGGCGGCGATGGTCAAGGCCAAGCTCATGGAGTTCCCGGAACTGAGCGAAATCGAAGACAGCTTAAGCGACAAGAAAACCGAGGTGGAAATCACCGTCGATCAGAAAAAAGCGAGAGCCTACGGTCTGACGGCATCATCGGTGAGGGATGCGGCGATGACGTGGATTCAGAAGACAAACCTCGGCGATTTGGACATTGACGGCGACACGTACACGACGACCGTTTCGATGGACAAATCCGACAAAAATTCGATCGAGAAGCTGGGCAACATTCCTTTAACCAGCTCTTCGGGCAAGACGGTTTATTTGAAAGAAGTAGCCAAAGTGGAGCTGAAGCCTGCCGCGACTTCGTTAGGACGTGAAAGCCGGCAGCAGCTCGTCAGCGTAACGGCGAAAATCAACTCGGACAATAAAACCGCCGTCAGCGGTAAAGTTTCCGCCGCTTTGCGTTCGTTGGAGCTGCCGGATGGGATCAGCCGGGAAGTAAAGGGCGTATCCGCCGACGTCAACGAAAGCTTTTCCCAGCTTGGGATGGCGATGGTGGTCGCGATCTTTATGATTTACCTGATCATGGTTTTGGCCTTCGGCAACGCAGGCGCCCCGTTCGCGATTTTGTTCTCACTCCCGCTTGCCGCCATCGGCGGTTTGATCGGGCTGGTCATCACCGGCGAGGCGCTGAACATCACCTCGATGATCGGGTTCATGATGCTGATCGGCATCGTCGTGACCAACGCGATCGTGCTGATCGACCGGGCGCAGCAGCTTCGCGAGGAGGGCTACACCGTACGGCAGGCTTTGCTGGATGCGGGCAAGGTTCGGCTTCGCCCCATTATCATGACCGCCGGCGCAACGATCGTGGCTCTATTCCCGCTCGCTCTCGGGTTGTCGGGTGAAGGGGCTTTGATAGGCAAAGGACTGGGCGTCGTCGTGATCGGCGGTCTGGCTACATCCACGGTGCTGACTTTGGTGGTCGTGCCCATTGTGTATGAACTCATCGAGGAGTTCAAGGTCCGAGTCGGCAGGTTGTTTCATAGGGACAAGAAGCTGATAGAGCCCGCTGGTTCGATAGAAATATAA
- a CDS encoding aldo/keto reductase encodes MEYVKLGNTGLDVSRLCLGCMSFGVAERWTHPWVLDEERSRPIIKRALELGINFFDTANVYSDGTSEEIVGRALKDYASRDEIVLATKVYFRMHQGPNGAGLSRKAIMSEMDKSLKRLGTDYVDLYQIHRWDYHTPIEETMEALHDVVKAGKARYIGASAMFAWQFLKALHAAEKHGWTRFVSMQNHYNLIYREEEREMLPLCMEEKIGVIPYSPLASGRLTRDWSETTHRSETDQVQKSKYDAMANTDRLIVERVAAIAEKHGVPRAQIALAWLLQKEPVTAPIIGATKMSHLEDAAAALTIKLTPEEMASLEEPYVPHPVVGPISMR; translated from the coding sequence ATGGAGTATGTGAAACTGGGAAATACCGGCTTGGACGTGTCCCGGCTTTGTCTGGGCTGCATGAGCTTTGGCGTAGCGGAACGGTGGACTCACCCATGGGTGCTTGATGAAGAACGCAGTCGTCCAATTATCAAAAGAGCTCTGGAATTGGGAATCAATTTTTTTGATACGGCGAACGTATACTCGGACGGAACTAGCGAGGAAATCGTTGGAAGGGCTCTGAAGGATTATGCGAGTCGCGATGAAATTGTCCTTGCGACAAAGGTTTATTTCCGGATGCATCAAGGTCCCAATGGCGCCGGACTGTCGCGAAAAGCGATCATGAGTGAAATGGACAAAAGCCTTAAGAGATTGGGAACCGACTATGTGGATCTTTATCAGATCCATCGCTGGGACTACCACACTCCGATCGAAGAAACGATGGAGGCCTTGCACGATGTGGTGAAAGCCGGGAAGGCAAGATACATCGGAGCTTCCGCCATGTTCGCATGGCAGTTTCTGAAGGCGCTGCATGCAGCCGAGAAACATGGATGGACCCGCTTCGTATCGATGCAGAATCATTACAATCTCATATACCGCGAGGAAGAAAGAGAAATGCTGCCGCTGTGTATGGAGGAAAAAATCGGCGTGATTCCGTATAGCCCTCTCGCATCGGGAAGATTGACCCGCGATTGGTCGGAAACAACCCATCGTTCCGAAACGGATCAAGTTCAGAAATCCAAATATGATGCAATGGCAAATACGGATCGATTGATAGTGGAGCGGGTTGCGGCAATAGCGGAAAAACACGGCGTTCCCCGCGCTCAAATTGCGCTTGCCTGGCTGCTGCAGAAAGAGCCGGTTACTGCTCCTATTATCGGTGCCACGAAAATGTCTCATCTTGAGGATGCGGCAGCTGCACTTACGATTAAGTTAACACCCGAAGAAATGGCTTCGCTGGAAGAGCCGTATGTTCCTCATCCGGTAGTCGGCCCTATTTCGATGCGTTGA